In Marixanthomonas ophiurae, one genomic interval encodes:
- a CDS encoding translocation/assembly module TamB domain-containing protein, with translation MLGILVFLLLLILFIRSPWGQGIIVDKVVSYVSDKTNTKVEIEKLFITFDGDIMLKGLFLEDKKGDTLVYSKSLEADVPLWPIIRGNGIGLESVDWEGLRANIIRKDSVAGYNFQFLIDAFAAEDITSVTADTTSAPMNIIIGDLNFEDFDVVYNDAVLGIDSRFIVGELELEMEKTDLENMDFRASDGVIKNSRIQYVQNPVPPAPPADVPLPFLAIDELTIENVFATYQDHVQGLSAEVDLVDFYAEVPKLDLANQDFEIGTLELNKSIVAINMKSNTEEAVVKEENNGASESASLWPNLLVAIDEIDFSENNISYSIDGAEPVQGTFNANAISISNLELQASDISLKNKTANLNLEKLSFQEASGNSVHKAEVRLVVTDTNMKVSDLSIAANNSSLSGNATLQYASLNSLIDSPETTKANVNIPSFKVALQDVFQFQPDLKNNEYLKTASKRPISGNINAKGVLSALQIPSARVNWGKTTYVSATATLYNVTDPEKLSFDVPSFMAETVKKDLVQFVSEEELGVQLPKDILLKGVASGTPEDISANANVTTSQGVATLEGNFKNTDEIAFNADFNIQEYNIGELLQDEQFGKLSLTASAKGKGTTINTLDATAEVVVDSFQLNDYKIKDLKVSGNVKNGKGDIVSKYKDKNLNLDLNASVVLDSVAPEASLDLHLIGADLEALGIMDRYVRAGMQLNADFVSDGDSFDVISTIGDGVIVYDDKSYLLGSLLATAHVSSDTTSIWVDNKMLNLTLESNTDPQRFSTAIQKHIGSYFSRKPIDTDTVKNPVDLTVEGTIRQSPVLNEVFLVNVKDMDTIDLSLDFKEKERRLTANILAPHINYGGNELDSLKVSMETSQDNFRFNAGFNAINAGPLAIQKTEIKGNKDGEKLLLDFLSYYEDEKLIQIQSEITGTSDKLRFHVNPDSLIIQKKPWTTPATNEMLLSESKIEFNEFRFSRNNQSLEFTDKLPNEKDHVGITFENFKLSEFLNYLNPEETLATGILNGQVVFEDIFGSTGLVADVAIKQLSLLDVNLGTLSVDAGSTGGNSYDFNAALKEGAIDMDITGDYVATTETPNLNLDIAINEFKMKALEGFSQGEITQADGSFSGAFTLNGTLDEPEYKGNIEFTNADFKIAKLNAAFTLADEELTVDNKGLAMDNFTIADENGNTFSASGNVGTENFINPTFDLQLKAKNFQVLNATEDDNDFLYGIATFDADAKLTGDLQIPVLKGSLTVGSNTDVTYIMPSATVNIEERDGVVIFVNRENPDAILTRTEEQTATVTGFDISANLNIGKEAQVKIIIDQETGDNFQVSGEGEFNFTMNPNGRMNLSGVYEVTDGHYEMNLYNLVNRKFKLDPSSRITWSGDPFDAELDVRAIYDVEASASPLMASQTSGADPSIKNKYRQVLPFYVYLNVDGELMQPKISFNLDMPEDEQGSVGGQVYGRIQQLNQQENELNKQVFSLLVLNRFYPEPGSDGSRGGAASIARDNLNDALSDQLNVFSDKLLGDTGVELDFGLDSYTDYQGNSPQERTQLDIAARKKLFNDRLIVSVGSEVDIQGSSSTGEPAPLIGNVSLEYILTENGRYRLKGFRRNEFENVIDGQTIVSGIALIFTQEFNEFKDLWDAMLRSQSQDEEDSEKETKEKEKAKRTKETEEEQKNNK, from the coding sequence ATGTTAGGAATATTGGTATTTCTGCTATTACTTATTTTATTTATTAGAAGTCCGTGGGGGCAAGGTATTATTGTAGATAAAGTTGTTTCCTACGTTTCCGATAAAACGAATACGAAGGTTGAAATAGAAAAGCTTTTTATCACCTTTGATGGTGACATTATGCTAAAAGGCTTATTTCTGGAAGACAAAAAAGGGGATACACTTGTCTACTCAAAATCATTGGAAGCAGATGTGCCACTTTGGCCCATCATTCGCGGAAACGGGATTGGGTTAGAATCAGTCGATTGGGAAGGGTTACGCGCCAATATTATTCGTAAAGACTCTGTTGCGGGTTATAATTTTCAGTTTTTAATCGATGCCTTTGCTGCGGAGGATATTACCAGTGTTACAGCTGATACCACCTCGGCACCAATGAATATTATTATAGGTGATTTAAATTTTGAAGATTTTGATGTTGTTTACAATGATGCCGTTCTAGGTATTGATAGCCGTTTTATAGTGGGTGAACTAGAACTTGAAATGGAAAAAACCGATTTGGAAAACATGGATTTCAGAGCTTCCGATGGGGTTATTAAAAACAGTCGCATACAGTACGTTCAAAACCCAGTGCCTCCCGCGCCGCCTGCAGATGTTCCCCTACCTTTTTTAGCGATAGACGAACTGACTATTGAAAACGTCTTTGCAACCTATCAAGATCATGTTCAAGGTTTGAGCGCTGAAGTAGATTTAGTTGATTTCTATGCCGAAGTCCCTAAACTTGATTTGGCTAATCAAGATTTTGAAATAGGTACCTTGGAACTCAACAAATCCATTGTGGCAATTAATATGAAGTCGAATACAGAGGAAGCAGTTGTAAAAGAGGAAAACAATGGAGCGTCAGAAAGTGCTTCTTTATGGCCCAACCTTCTTGTTGCCATAGATGAAATTGATTTTTCCGAAAATAATATTAGTTATTCAATTGATGGCGCAGAGCCCGTTCAAGGGACTTTTAACGCCAATGCTATTTCTATATCGAATTTAGAACTACAAGCGTCAGACATTTCGTTGAAAAATAAAACAGCCAATCTAAACTTAGAAAAGCTCTCTTTTCAAGAAGCTTCAGGGAATTCAGTACACAAAGCTGAGGTCCGTCTTGTCGTTACCGATACCAATATGAAAGTATCTGATCTTTCGATCGCAGCAAATAACAGTAGTCTTTCCGGAAACGCCACGCTTCAATACGCCAGTTTAAACTCGTTGATCGATTCCCCCGAAACAACAAAAGCGAACGTAAACATTCCCTCCTTTAAAGTGGCGTTACAAGATGTATTTCAATTTCAACCCGATTTAAAAAACAATGAATATCTAAAAACGGCTAGTAAACGCCCTATTTCAGGAAACATTAATGCCAAGGGCGTATTAAGCGCTTTGCAAATTCCATCGGCAAGAGTCAATTGGGGGAAAACAACCTATGTTTCAGCTACGGCAACCTTATACAATGTAACTGATCCTGAAAAACTGTCGTTCGATGTTCCTTCATTTATGGCCGAAACCGTTAAAAAAGATTTAGTTCAGTTTGTTTCAGAAGAAGAACTAGGCGTACAATTACCAAAAGACATACTATTAAAAGGAGTGGCTAGCGGAACCCCGGAAGATATTTCAGCCAATGCCAATGTAACTACTTCGCAGGGAGTCGCAACTTTAGAAGGAAATTTCAAAAATACGGACGAAATTGCATTCAATGCCGATTTCAACATACAGGAATACAACATTGGCGAATTATTACAAGATGAACAATTTGGGAAACTATCGTTAACAGCTTCCGCGAAAGGAAAAGGAACAACCATCAACACCTTAGATGCAACCGCTGAAGTAGTGGTGGATAGTTTTCAACTAAATGACTATAAAATCAAGGATTTAAAAGTTTCCGGAAACGTAAAAAACGGAAAAGGAGATATTGTTTCAAAATACAAGGATAAAAATCTGAATTTAGATTTAAACGCTTCCGTAGTGTTGGATTCTGTTGCGCCTGAAGCAAGTTTAGACCTTCATCTAATTGGTGCAGATCTAGAAGCACTGGGTATAATGGACCGTTATGTACGTGCTGGAATGCAGCTGAATGCCGATTTTGTGAGTGACGGGGACAGCTTTGACGTCATTTCGACTATTGGAGACGGTGTAATAGTTTATGATGATAAAAGCTATTTGTTAGGTAGTCTTTTGGCTACGGCGCATGTTAGTAGCGATACTACATCTATATGGGTGGATAATAAAATGCTCAACCTAACCTTAGAGTCCAATACCGATCCACAACGATTTAGCACGGCTATTCAAAAACATATTGGAAGTTATTTTTCTAGAAAACCGATCGATACTGATACGGTAAAAAATCCTGTAGATTTAACGGTAGAAGGAACCATCCGGCAATCGCCTGTTTTAAATGAAGTGTTTTTAGTTAATGTGAAAGACATGGACACGATTGATTTATCGCTGGATTTTAAAGAAAAAGAACGAAGATTAACGGCAAATATCTTAGCCCCTCATATTAATTACGGCGGAAATGAATTGGACAGTCTTAAGGTCTCGATGGAGACTAGTCAAGATAACTTCCGGTTTAACGCAGGCTTTAATGCAATTAATGCTGGGCCTTTGGCTATTCAGAAAACGGAAATAAAAGGAAATAAGGATGGTGAAAAGCTATTGCTGGATTTTCTTTCGTATTATGAGGATGAAAAGTTAATCCAAATTCAATCTGAAATCACAGGAACCAGTGATAAACTTCGGTTTCATGTAAATCCAGATTCGTTGATTATTCAGAAAAAACCGTGGACGACACCTGCTACTAACGAAATGCTTTTAAGCGAATCTAAAATTGAGTTTAATGAATTTCGTTTCAGTAGAAATAATCAGTCTTTAGAATTTACAGATAAGCTTCCCAATGAAAAAGATCACGTAGGGATTACATTTGAAAATTTCAAATTAAGTGAATTTCTTAATTATTTAAACCCTGAAGAAACCTTAGCCACCGGAATTTTAAATGGTCAAGTGGTGTTTGAAGATATCTTTGGTAGCACGGGATTAGTGGCCGATGTCGCTATAAAACAACTCAGTTTGTTGGATGTAAATTTAGGTACACTAAGTGTAGATGCCGGTTCTACAGGTGGAAATTCGTACGATTTTAATGCTGCTTTAAAAGAAGGTGCTATCGATATGGATATAACAGGTGATTATGTAGCCACCACTGAAACTCCTAACTTAAACCTAGACATAGCGATCAACGAATTTAAAATGAAAGCCTTGGAAGGTTTTTCACAAGGGGAAATCACACAAGCTGATGGCAGTTTTTCAGGAGCGTTTACCTTAAATGGAACGTTGGACGAGCCTGAATACAAAGGAAATATAGAATTTACTAATGCTGACTTTAAAATCGCAAAGCTAAATGCCGCTTTTACATTGGCAGACGAAGAATTGACGGTTGATAACAAAGGACTTGCTATGGATAACTTCACCATAGCAGATGAAAACGGTAACACGTTTTCTGCATCCGGAAATGTGGGTACCGAAAATTTTATAAATCCAACATTTGACCTACAATTAAAGGCGAAGAATTTTCAAGTACTAAATGCCACTGAAGATGATAATGACTTTCTTTACGGAATCGCAACTTTTGATGCAGACGCCAAATTGACCGGCGACCTTCAAATCCCTGTATTGAAAGGTTCACTCACGGTGGGTTCTAACACCGATGTTACGTATATCATGCCTTCTGCTACTGTGAACATAGAAGAACGCGATGGTGTTGTAATTTTTGTAAACCGGGAGAATCCGGATGCTATTTTAACCCGAACGGAAGAACAAACCGCTACAGTTACTGGTTTTGATATTTCAGCAAACTTAAATATTGGGAAAGAAGCACAAGTGAAAATTATTATTGATCAGGAAACGGGCGATAACTTTCAAGTTTCAGGGGAAGGGGAATTTAACTTTACAATGAACCCAAATGGAAGAATGAACCTTAGTGGTGTATATGAAGTAACAGACGGCCATTATGAAATGAATTTATACAACTTAGTCAATCGAAAGTTCAAATTAGATCCGAGTAGCCGTATTACGTGGTCTGGTGACCCATTTGACGCTGAATTGGATGTTCGGGCTATCTACGATGTAGAAGCTTCCGCTTCGCCATTAATGGCTTCGCAAACCTCGGGAGCAGATCCTTCAATTAAAAACAAGTATCGGCAAGTTTTACCTTTTTACGTGTACTTAAATGTTGACGGCGAGTTGATGCAGCCTAAAATTTCGTTTAATTTAGATATGCCGGAAGATGAGCAAGGTTCGGTTGGCGGACAAGTGTATGGCCGTATCCAGCAGTTAAATCAGCAAGAAAACGAGCTGAATAAGCAAGTGTTTTCATTATTAGTATTGAATCGTTTTTACCCAGAGCCTGGTAGCGATGGCAGTAGAGGAGGAGCGGCGAGCATTGCACGCGATAACTTGAATGATGCACTGTCTGATCAACTAAATGTATTTTCAGATAAATTATTGGGCGATACTGGAGTGGAATTAGATTTTGGGTTAGACAGTTATACCGATTATCAAGGAAACTCTCCACAAGAGCGCACCCAATTGGACATCGCTGCTAGAAAGAAGTTATTCAATGATCGTCTTATCGTAAGTGTGGGTAGTGAAGTGGATATACAAGGCAGTAGTTCTACCGGTGAACCAGCCCCTCTAATTGGAAATGTAAGTTTAGAATATATTTTAACTGAAAACGGGCGCTATCGTTTAAAAGGCTTCCGAAGAAATGAATTTGAAAATGTAATTGACGGGCAAACCATTGTAAGTGGTATTGCGCTTATTTTTACACAAGAATTTAATGAGTTTAAAGATTTATGGGATGCGATGCTTCGGTCACAATCTCAAGATGAAGAAGATTCTGAAAAGGAAACTAAAGAAAAGGAGAAAGCGAAAAGAACCAAAGAAACCGAAGAAGAACAAAAAAATAATAAGTAA
- the tamL gene encoding translocation and assembly module lipoprotein TamL has protein sequence MKIFTTYKGVGVLLCFILLLQSCSVEKFIPEGERLYTGGEIEIKADSTINNQAQLKTALENTMRPEPNKKFLGMYPGLYYYYKVQDSTPGFLNKWFYKQIGEEPVYQSDVEPYQVEEILLNRLENRGFFYSTASSEFTESENKPEASIKYTVNVPTPYRIATYQLDSLPQPIYSDMQRSVATTKLTPGMRFDLSNMKLERERIDNELKKKGYYNFNPGFLIFESDTNQYDNKKFDLFLKLKKEVPTKGIIPYKISKVNIYPNNDVQIDSAAMDTVRFQDKNYIQKGTFFKPKYLDPFVTLEEGTYYNPETSRNTARRLSTIGAYKFVNIQYKVKDSSATDSLGILEADIYLSPLNKRAIRAELQAVTKSNNFAGPHLALTFSNRNLFKGGETLNITANAGYEFQAGGGSNSTGRTSLDLGLKTELIFPRVISPLKIDDNFFEYSIPKTKTSIGVNYLNRSKLYTLLSGTALFGYSWRANRYVTHDINPISINYTKLSNTTAEFDAILEENPFLQRSFDQEFISGLTYSFTYNGMVDTQDTHQFYLNATLDVAGNSISLFGQVEEAGEPKTFLGLEYAQYAKADIDGRYHFNFGKEQTIATRLFAGYGHAYGNSDVLPYVKQYFSGGPYSVRAFQIRSLGPGTYDGSDTGDSFFDQTGNIRLEANVEYRFPLFSYLKGAVFADAGNIWNSKANDALDGQGKFTSSFISELGMGAGIGLRVDIQGFVLRFDLAAPFHDPSLPEGERFDFQADNPVFNFAIGYPF, from the coding sequence GTGAAAATATTTACAACATATAAGGGAGTAGGTGTATTACTATGCTTCATCCTACTACTACAATCTTGTAGTGTAGAGAAATTTATTCCCGAAGGGGAACGGCTCTATACCGGTGGTGAAATAGAAATTAAGGCAGACTCTACTATTAATAATCAAGCGCAATTAAAAACCGCTTTAGAAAATACCATGCGACCAGAACCTAATAAAAAGTTTCTAGGGATGTACCCTGGTCTCTACTATTACTACAAAGTGCAAGATTCTACACCTGGTTTTTTAAATAAATGGTTTTATAAACAAATAGGTGAAGAACCTGTTTATCAATCTGATGTGGAGCCGTATCAAGTTGAAGAAATATTATTAAATCGATTGGAAAACAGAGGATTTTTCTACAGTACGGCTAGTTCAGAATTTACTGAAAGCGAAAATAAACCAGAAGCTTCTATAAAATACACTGTAAACGTCCCCACACCCTACAGAATTGCAACGTATCAGCTAGACAGCTTGCCGCAACCTATTTACAGTGATATGCAACGTAGTGTGGCAACCACAAAATTGACACCTGGGATGCGGTTCGATTTGTCAAATATGAAACTGGAACGTGAGCGTATTGATAACGAATTAAAAAAGAAGGGATACTATAATTTTAACCCGGGTTTCCTCATTTTTGAAAGTGATACCAATCAATATGACAATAAGAAATTTGATCTGTTTTTAAAGCTGAAAAAAGAAGTTCCTACAAAAGGTATTATTCCGTATAAAATTTCAAAAGTAAATATTTATCCTAATAATGATGTTCAGATCGATTCCGCAGCAATGGATACGGTTCGGTTTCAGGATAAAAACTACATACAAAAAGGAACCTTTTTTAAACCGAAATATTTAGACCCATTTGTAACTTTAGAAGAAGGAACATATTATAATCCCGAAACTTCTAGAAATACCGCGAGACGGTTGTCTACCATTGGTGCGTATAAATTTGTCAACATTCAGTATAAAGTGAAAGATTCTTCGGCAACCGATTCGTTAGGTATTTTAGAAGCCGACATCTACCTGTCACCGCTTAACAAACGTGCCATTCGAGCCGAGTTGCAAGCTGTAACAAAATCGAACAATTTTGCAGGACCACATTTAGCCTTAACCTTTAGCAATCGTAATTTATTTAAAGGCGGCGAAACCTTAAACATTACAGCAAATGCTGGATATGAATTCCAAGCTGGCGGTGGTAGTAACAGTACTGGAAGAACCAGTTTGGATTTAGGGTTAAAGACCGAACTTATTTTTCCACGGGTAATTTCACCTTTAAAAATTGATGATAATTTCTTTGAATATTCCATTCCGAAGACCAAAACCAGTATTGGCGTTAATTATTTAAACCGAAGTAAGTTATACACCTTGCTTTCGGGTACCGCTTTATTCGGTTATTCTTGGCGAGCAAACCGCTATGTTACACACGACATTAATCCAATATCTATTAACTACACCAAGCTTTCAAACACGACAGCTGAGTTTGATGCTATTTTAGAGGAAAACCCTTTTTTACAGCGTAGTTTTGATCAAGAATTTATATCGGGATTGACGTATTCATTTACGTATAATGGGATGGTCGATACCCAAGATACCCATCAATTTTATTTGAATGCTACTTTAGATGTGGCCGGAAATTCCATTAGCTTATTTGGTCAGGTCGAAGAAGCAGGCGAACCCAAAACGTTTTTAGGGTTAGAATATGCGCAATACGCCAAAGCTGATATTGATGGAAGGTACCATTTTAACTTCGGAAAAGAGCAAACCATCGCTACTCGGTTATTTGCAGGTTATGGGCATGCTTATGGAAACTCAGATGTGTTACCCTATGTAAAGCAATATTTTTCTGGTGGCCCGTATAGTGTTCGGGCCTTTCAAATTCGCTCTTTAGGTCCTGGAACCTATGATGGGAGTGACACAGGAGATTCGTTTTTTGATCAAACCGGGAACATACGTTTAGAAGCCAATGTGGAATATCGTTTTCCATTATTTTCTTACTTGAAAGGAGCCGTATTTGCCGATGCTGGGAATATTTGGAACTCAAAAGCAAATGATGCTTTGGACGGACAAGGTAAGTTTACTTCAAGTTTTATTTCTGAATTGGGTATGGGCGCAGGTATTGGTTTGCGTGTCGATATTCAGGGATTTGTACTTCGTTTCGACCTTGCTGCTCCATTTCACGACCCCTCATTGCCCGAAGGCGAACGCTTCGATTTTCAAGCTGATAACCCCGTATTTAACTTTGCTATTGGGTATCCATTTTAA
- a CDS encoding TonB-dependent receptor, with protein MKLVFPIFFLFLTVNAVAQKKEEQDFSAFKDYYPIAKRPYLSGGFGNNEYEQILFDAKPVVYYGLYNDIRKSLSRDSIVRGDAFYLSLQPQLRMYQENSKPVKTPSYKALIGWQSILRTNNNNFLTMAIETGHYSNGQTGAAFSTEFEDESEEGQAAYEAITDDTDLSAILNRKNGNFSTNLSRLSFNYRVNRFDAENNPKRIHSYTFTYQLYHNNFMGLFDFGGYNSEDIKLYGRHQFELGYEFTDYYKKMRYTIGQEVFLHLGSHPSTEPYRSKTYGIVYPWDTDLGFFADFTFGFDDYNYRFVDSFPRFSIGVTWDWFTPFVVKPPKVVTDKS; from the coding sequence ATGAAATTAGTATTTCCGATTTTCTTCTTATTCTTAACAGTTAATGCTGTAGCACAGAAAAAGGAAGAGCAAGATTTTTCTGCTTTTAAAGATTATTACCCCATAGCGAAACGACCTTATTTATCAGGAGGTTTTGGGAATAATGAATATGAACAAATTCTATTCGATGCCAAACCAGTTGTATATTATGGGCTATATAATGACATTCGAAAATCCCTTAGCAGAGACAGCATTGTACGGGGCGATGCTTTTTATCTTAGCTTACAGCCGCAGTTACGGATGTATCAAGAAAACTCTAAACCGGTTAAAACACCGTCCTACAAAGCATTGATAGGCTGGCAATCCATATTAAGGACCAATAATAATAATTTTCTTACTATGGCTATTGAAACAGGGCATTATAGTAATGGACAAACCGGTGCTGCTTTTAGTACCGAATTTGAAGATGAATCGGAAGAAGGGCAAGCCGCATATGAAGCCATTACAGATGATACCGACCTTTCAGCTATATTGAACCGTAAAAACGGAAACTTTTCTACTAATCTTTCTAGATTATCATTTAATTATCGGGTAAACCGTTTTGATGCAGAGAATAACCCGAAACGAATTCACTCGTATACATTTACCTATCAATTGTACCACAACAATTTTATGGGTCTTTTTGACTTTGGAGGCTATAATTCAGAGGATATCAAACTATATGGCCGTCATCAGTTTGAGTTGGGGTACGAGTTTACGGACTATTACAAAAAGATGCGTTACACAATAGGGCAGGAGGTATTCTTACATTTGGGGTCGCACCCTTCAACCGAACCGTACCGATCTAAAACCTATGGAATAGTATACCCTTGGGATACCGATTTAGGTTTTTTTGCTGATTTTACTTTTGGTTTTGATGATTATAACTATCGGTTTGTCGATAGTTTTCCGCGTTTTTCCATTGGTGTAACGTGGGATTGGTTTACACCTTTTGTGGTTAAACCTCCAAAAGTGGTTACTGATAAATCTTAA